The genomic interval AAGTCCCGCCGCTCGATCCCGCGATACACCTCTAGCCGCGTCGCATGCTCGGCCCGGTGCCGCTCGACCTCCTTCAGCACGAGGTCGACCGAGCCGTGCGAGGCGCCGCGAAGCTTCACGCCCAGACCGTCCCGCAGTACGGCGGGATCCTCCGGCTCGGCCAGCCAGCGGGAGAGCTCCGCCCGGCCCGCCGCCGCGACCCGGTAGACCTTCTTGTCCGGCCGTCCTTCCTGGGCGATCTCGGTGTGCTTCACCCAGCCGGCCTCGTCCATCCGGCGCAGCACCCGGTAGATCTGCTGATGGGTAGCCGGCCAGAAATAGCCGATCGACCGGTCGAACCGCCGGGCCAGCTCGTAGCCGGACCCGGCGCGCTCGGTCAACGAGACCAGGATCGCGTGCTCCAGCGCCATGGGCCGAGCGTACCTATGCAACTCGTTGCAGTGCACCTGATTGCAACCCGGATCACATCCAGGACCCGGACCGGTTAGGCAGGGTTTGAGAGAATGGTTGCAGACGCCATCTATTGATCGGAGCATCATGAACCACCCGACCAAGACGACGTTGCCAGGCATCGGCACGCGGTACGACCTGGTGACCGAAGGAGGCAAACACGTCTCGGTGGTGGTGCACAACGACGGCCGGCGGTTCCTCGGCTTCCACGATCCGGAGGACGACGACACCTGCCAGGCCTCGGTCCCGCTCGGCCAGGGCGAGGCCGCCGCGCTCGCGCAGCTGCTGATCCCGGAGCGGATCGACCCGGTCCGCGGCGAGATCGAGATCGACCTGGTCACCGAGCACATCCCGATCACGGCCAAGTCGCCGTACTCCGGCCGCACCCTCGGGGACACCCAGGCGCGCAGCCGGACCGGCGCATCGATCGTCGCGGTACTGCGGCGTACCGGGGCGACGCCCTCGCCGACGCCGGACTTCCGGTTCGCGATCGGGGACACCCTGGTCGTGGTCGGCACCCGCGAGGGCGTGGACGCCGTGGCCGACCTGATCGCGGGTGGGTGACATGCACGAGAACATCACCGCGCTGCTGATCGAGCTCGGCGCGGTCATCCTTGCCCTGGGCATCCTCGGCCGCATCGCCGGACGGCTCGGCTTCTCGCCGATCCCGCTGTACCTGCTGGCCGGGCTCGCGTTCGGGCACGGCGGATTGTTGCCATTGGCAGCGAGCGAGGAGTTCGTTGCCACCGGCGCCGAGATCGGTGTGATCCTGCTGCTGTTGCTGCTCGGGCTCGAGTACACCGCATCGGATCTGGTCGGCACGCTGAAGACGCAGTACGTGTCCGGCGCGGTGGACTTCCTGCTGAACGCATTGCCCGGTGCTGCCGTCGCTCTGCTGCTCGGTTGGGGTCCGGTGGCCGCGGTCGCGTTGGCCGGTGTCACCTGGATCTCGTCGTCCGGCGTGATCGCGAAGGTGGTCGGGGACCTCGGTCGACTGGGTAACCGCGAAACCCCTGTCGTACTGGGGATCCTGGTGCTCGAGGACCTCTCGATGGCGGTCTACCTACCGATCCTCACCGCGTTGCTTGCGGGCGTCGGGTTGGCGGGCGGGAGCATCACGCTGCTCATCTCACTGGGCACGGTGAGCGTGGTCCTGTTCATCGCGCTCCGGTACGGGCGCGTGATCAGCCGGGCGGTGTCCTCCGACAACCCCGAGATGCTGCTGCTCGTCGTACTCGGTCTGACGTTGCTCGTCGCCGGGATTGCGCAGCACCTGCAGGTGTCGGCGGCGGTCGGCGCGTTCCTGGTCGGGATCGCCTTGTCGGGCGAGGTCGCACACGGTGCCCGTAATCTGCTCGCTCCGCTGCGGGATCTGTTCGCCGCGGTCTTCTTCGTGTTCTTCGGGTTGAGCACCGATCCGGCGAAGATCCCGCCGGTGCTGGCGATCGCGTTCGGGCTGGCCGTTCTCACCGCGCTCACCAAGATCGCCACCGGTTGGTACGCTGCCCGCCGCGCCGGCATCTCGACGGCAGGACGCTGGCGAGCCGGCGGGACCTTGGTGGCCCGCGGCGAGTTCTCGATCGTCATCGCCGGCCTCGCGGTCGGGGTCGAACCGAAGCTCGGTCCGCTCGCCACGGCGTACGTCCTGATCCTCGTCATCCTCGGCCCGGTCGCCGCCCGCTACACCGAGCCGCTCGCCCGCCGCCTCACCCGCAAACCACCCAAGGTCACCGCTCCGGCGACGGAACGCCTCGACGACACGGCCAACACCACCACCTGATGGCTCCCCATGCAGGCATAACCCCTGTTTCGGTGGCGTTTTCAGGCCCAACGGGCGGGTTGTGCGTGCCTGCAGGTTCGTTCGTGGTCCAGGAGGGCCTGCTTGCGCGGCAGGCCGCCGCCGTAGCCGGTCAGTTTGCCGGTCGAGCCGACCAGGCGGTGGCACGGGATGATGATGCTGATCGGGTTCTTGCCGTTCGCGAGGCCGACCGCCCGGGCCGACTGCGGTTTCAGCCCGAGCGCGGTGGCGAGACCGCCGTACGTCGTGGTCTCGCCGTACGGGATGTCCTGGAGAGCAACCCAGATCTGGCGCTGGAAGGGCGTGCCAACCAGGTGCATCGGCACGTCGAACTTCGTGCGGCCGTGATGGAAGTACTCGTCCAGCTGCTCGGCGACCGCCGGCAGGGTCGAGTCGTCGCGGTCGCCGAAGCGGTCGTCCTCGGGGCGGTAGAGCTGCTGGTCCATGTAGAGGCCGGCCAGCTCGCCCGCGTCGGTCCCCACCAAGGTGAGGGGACCGAGCGGGCTGTCGATGACGGCGTACGTCACTGCGTGGACTCCCACTGCGCGCGGTTGATCCGGTAGAGCACGTGGCGGCGCAGGCGGTGGCCCTCCGGGATGCGCGGGTGGTCGAAGTCGCCGGGCTCGTCGTGCACCATGCCGATCCGCTGCATCACCCGCTGCGACGGCAGGTTGGTCGTCGTGGTGAACGAGAGGATCTCGTCCAGCCCGGCCGGCCCGAACCCGTACGCCAGCGCGGCGCGGGCCGCCTCGGTCGCATAACCGTTGCCCCAGGCACCTTTCATCAGGCGCCAGCCGATCTCGACGCCGGGCAGGAACGGCGCCTCGAAACCCGGCACGTTCAGCCCGGTGAAGCCGATGAACTCGCCGGTCTCGCGCACCTCGACGGCCCACCAGCCCCAGCCGCGCTCGTCGATCTTCTCGCGCACCATGTCGACGAAGGCGTCGGACTGCTCCGGCGTCATCGTCGCCGGGAAATGCTCCATCACCGCCGGATCGGTGCCCATCGCCGCGAACGGCTCGCGGTCGGTGTCCCGCCAATTGCGTAGCAGCAGCCGGTCAGTGGTCAGTTCCGTCATGATCACTCCGCAGGAATCTTGTTGATCGCGTGGTCACCAGTGGCCCACAAGTACTGCACGGCGTACGCACGCCACGGCCGCCACGCGCGGGCGTGGTCGGTCAGGAGTTTGGGGGCCTCGGGCAAGCCTAGGTCACGAGCGGCGTAGCGGATACCCAAATCACTGGCCACAAAGGCATCCGGGTCGCCGAGCGCGCGCATCGCGATCGACTCGACGGTCCACGGCCCGATCCCCGGCAGCGCGGTCAGCTGCTCCCGCGCGCGATCCCAGTCCGCGCCGGCGCCGAGATCGATCTCCCCCGCGGCCAGCGTCGCGATCAGGGTCATCAACGTCGACCGCCGGGACTTCGGGAACGCCAGCGTCTCCGGGTCGATCCCGGCCAGCGCCTGCATCGTCGGGAACAGATGCGTGAGTCCACCGGCCGCATCCTCGATCGGCTCACCGTGCTGGAGCACCAGACGGTGGGCGTGCGTCCGCGCCGCGGCGGTGGACACCTGCTGCCCGAGCACCGCGCGTACGGCGAACTCCTCTCCGTCGACCGTGTGCGGAACCCGTCGGCCCGGCGCCTTCACGATCAGCGGCGCGAGCAGCGGGTCCGTGCTGAGCAGGTCGTCGACCGCGACCGGATCCGCGTCGAGGTCGAGCATCCGCCGGCAGCGGCTGATCGCAATCGCGAGATCGCGCTGATCGGTGAGCGAGAGCTGGCAGGCGATGTGGTCGGGCATCGGCCGCAACGCGACCACGCCGTGGCCGTGGGGGAGCCGCAGGGTGCGCCGGTAGTGGCCGTCGCGCCACTCCTCGACGCCTGGCACCCCGGTCGCGATCAGGTGGCCGAACAGGTTGTCCGGCGTCAGCGGAGCCCGGAACGGGAGTCGCAGCGAGATCGTCCCCGGCACGGCAGTCGTCGTACCCCGGCGGGCGCGCCGGCGCAGCTCGGTCGGCGAGAGCGCGAAGACCTCCTGCACGGTCTCGTTGAACGTCCGCACGCTGGAGAACCCGGCAGCGAACGCGACGTCCGCCATCTGCAGATCACTCGTCTCGATCAACAGCCGCGCGGTCTGCGCGCGCTGCGCCCGGGCGAGCGCGAGCGGCCCGGCGCCGAGCTCGGCCAGCAGCTGCCGCTGCACCTGGCGCACGCTGTACCCGAGCTGGCCGGCCAGACCCGGCACGCCGTCGCGGTCGACGACGCCGTCCGCGATCAGGCGCATCGCGCGTGCCACCAGGTCGGCGCGGTCGTTCCACTCCGGGGAGCCCGGGCTGGCGTCCGGGCGGCACCGCTTGCAGGCGCGGAATCCGGCCTGCTGCGCCGCGGCCGCGCTCGGGTAGAACCGCATGTTCTCGACCTTCGGCGGCACCACCGGACAGCTTGGCCGGCAGTAGATCTTCGTGGTCAGAACGGCCGTGAAGAACCACCCGTCGAACCGCGCGTCCTTGGACTGGACGGCTCGGATACATCGCTCCCTGCACTCGTACACGTCCTCCAGCATCCCTGTCGCCACCGACAGTCGCTAGCGGTTTTACGACATGGCAGTGGCGGTGGTCGCGGATTTGCGACGCGAGGATCCGGTGGCGGATTCCCGCCAGCCAGCACTGGGTGACTTCGCGTGGACTTGACCACATGAACGAATTGCTTGGCAAGAAGGCATTGGTAACTGGTGGCAGCCGCGGGATCGGCGCAGCCACCGCGATCGCACTGGCGGAGCGGGGCGCCGACATCGCGATCACCTACAACGCGTCCGCGGACGCCGCGGCGACGGTGGTGAAGGAGATCGAGGGCCTCGGACGCCGTGGCGTTGCGCTCGCGGTCGACGCGGCGGATGCGGTCGCGGTCGGCGACGGCGTACGGCGGGCCGCGGAATCCCTGGGTGGATTGGACATTCTGGTGAACAACGCCGGTGTCGGGGCGATCGGACCGATCGGTGATCTCACGCTCGCCGATGTCGACCGGGTGCTCGCGGTCAACGTGCGCGGGGTGTACGCCGCCACGCAGGCCGCCGTACCGCTCCTGTCCGACGGCGGGCGGGTGATCCACCTCGGCAGCTGCGCCGCCGGCCGGGTCACGAGCCCCGGCATGACCCTGTACGCGATGAGTAAGGCCGCCGTGGTCGGTCTCAGCAAGGCGCTGACCCGCGAGCTCGGTGCCCGCGGCATCACCTCGAACGTCGTCCAACCGGGTCCGATCGACACCGACATGAACCCGGCGGACGGCCCGTTCGCGGCGGCCCAGATCGCGGACCTGGCCCTGGACCGTTTCGGCACTCCCCTCGAGGTCGCCGCGGCGATCGCTTACCTGGCGGGCCCGACGGGCGCCTACATCACCGGCACCGAACTGACCATCGACGGCGGCCACACCGCCTGAGTCCGGATCCCCAGGCCATCACAATCAGGCGCCCTGGCGACTATCACGCGGGACCCGCATCGGGGGACGCGATTGTGATGGCCTGGAGATCCGCCTCCTGATTGTCGGTGGGGATCGCTAGCGTCGGGCTGTGAAGTTTTCGGTGACGGTCGGGGCGGTGGGGGCGGGGCGGGATCCGCGCGGGCTGGCTGAGCTTGCTCGGGCGGTCGAGGACTGCGGCTGGGACGCGTTGTTCCTGGAGGACTATCTGGTCTACCAGGGGGACGCGTCCCAGCCGACGTACGACCCGTGGATCTGTCTGGCGGCGATGGCGATGGCCACGGAGCGGATCCGGATCGGGACGACCGTGACACCGCTGCCCCGGCGGCGGCCGTGGAAGGTGGCGGCGGAGGCGGTCGCGCTGGACCACCTGTCGAACGGGAGGTTCGTGCTCGGGGTGGGGATCGGGGACCCGGGCGACCCGTTCATGGAGGGGAACAGCCCGAAGGTGCTGGCGGAGATGCTGGACGAGGGGCTGGAGCTGATCGACCGGCTGTGGACCGGGCAGCCGGTGAGCTTCACGGGGAAGCACTATCGACTGGACGGCGTGCAGTTGACGGCGCGGCCGGTGCAGCGACCGAGGATCCCGATCTGGGTAGGAGGCAACTTTCTCGTGCCCACGGTCCGGCGGAGGATCCTGCGGTGGGACGGATCGTGTGCCTACAAAGGGAGTACGGACGCGCCGCAGCGGATCACGCCGGCCGATGTCCGCGGATTGCTGGCGGAGCGGGACATCGCGGTGAAGGTGAGCGGAGTCGATCCGGCGGCCTTCGCGGCAGCGGGTGCGACCTGGTGGGGGCGGTGGATCCCGCCGCTGTCCGTCGACGAGACGCTGGCGATCGTCCGCCAGGGACCGCCGCCGATCTGACGTCACAGCCCGGAGCGAACCGTTGACAGGTTCGGACACCCCGAGGCAGACTGCGGATGTTTTTAACGTTCAAAACGTCCGTGGGAGGTCGCTGTGGCTACGCTCAAGCAGGTCGCCGCCCACGCCGAGGTGTCGGTGCAGACGGTGTCGAACGCGTTGAACGCCCCGCACCGGCTCCGCCCGGACACGCTCGAGCGGGTGAACCGCTCGATCGAACTCCTCAACTACCGGCCCAATCGTAACGCCCGCAGTCTCCGCACCAGCGCGGTCGAGCTGATCGGGTACTGCGTCCCGGACTGGCCGAACCAGACCCATCTGGTGATGGACCAGTTCCTGCACGCCCTCTGCGCCGCCGCCGAACGCACCGGCCGGCACATCCTGCTGTTCACCGCACCGCCCGGCGTCGACGGCATGCCGACGTACGACGACCTGCATGCGCGCCGGCTCGTCGACGGATTCGTGCTGTCGCAGACCGAGACGCACGACCCGCGGCACGGCTGGCTGAAGGAGCAGGACATCCCGTTCGTCAGCTTCGGGCGGGTGTGGAAGGAATCCGAACAGCCCGGTCCGTGGGTGGATGTCGACGGCGCGGCCGGTTCCGCGAAGGCGGTCCGGCATCTGTACGAGACCGGTCGCCGCCGGATCGCCTTCCTGGGTTGGCCGAAGTCGTCCGGTCTGGGCGAGGACCGGGCCGGTGGCTGGCGGGACGAGTGCAAATCCCTTGGGCTGCAGACCACCGGACTGTCGATCCGCTGCCGCGAGGACAGCCTCGACGAAGGCGCCCGTGCGACGGCGGCATTGCTCGACGCCGGCCGCGAGCTGGACGGGATCGTTGCCCTCAGCGACGTTCTTGCGCTCGGCGCCTTGCGCGAGCTCACCCGCCGTGGCATCACGCCCGGCCGCGAGATCGGTATCACCGGCTTCGACGACTCGCCGCTCGCCGATGTCGTCTCCCCCGGCCTGACGAGTCTCCGGCAGCCGATGGACGAGATCGCCGCGGAACTGATCAAGATCCTGACCGGCCCGGCCGACGGCAGGCCGGTCGAACGTCTGCTGCAGCCAGAACTGGTGATCAGGGGCAGCTCAGCCCCTGGCTGACCTCGGCGCTGTCCCCCGGGCGCCGCGAGAAGGAGGAACCGCCATGACTCCCCATCCGACCAAACCAAGCAGCCGGAGCACCTCAGGTCCACCCGGTCGCAGACCGGTACGCCGGACCGCCGGCATCGCGCTGCTCGCCGCAGCGACCGTCCTCGCCGGCACCGCCTCCGCGCTCGCCGGACCGTCCACGGCCGGCTCCACGACCACCGGCTCCACAACCGCGGGAGCTGCGACCGCCGCGGCAGCATCCGGGGGGTCCGAGCTTTCGACCACCACCCGGCTGGCTGACCGGCGGTCGTTGGTCGTCGGCGACCGGGCCTACGCGATGGGCGACGAGTCCGGCCTCTACCCTGCGGCCGGCTGGCACATCCGCGGCGAGATGGGTGGCTTCTGGAGCCAGCCGATCAAGCTGCTCGACGGCATCTGGTTCGGTCTCGACGGCAACTGGCTCGGCAAGGACGTCGCCGCCGCGAAGTACACCAGCGGCCACGGCTACAGCCGGATCGACTACTCCGGCGCGGTCAACGTCCGCCGTACCGACTTCGTCCCCGACGGGGTCCGCGCGACGCTGGTCGGCCTCACGCTCAGCTCGAGTACGGCGAAGACGGTCAAGCTCGACGTGGACGCGCACTCCGAGCTGATGCAGTCCTACCCGTGGGGCTGGACCACTCCGAGCGCGACGGACGCCAACCTGCCCGACACCGGCGACTACACCGACGGTGCGCTCCGGTTCCGCGAGCAGGGCACCCCGTCGTACCCGAACGCGACCGCCCACGACTACGCCGCGTTCGTCGGATCGTCCCTGCGTCCGACGGGCCACGCACTTGGTCCGGACCATCGTGGACCACAGGACCCGGCAGTGATCTGCCCGGCCGACGGTACGGCGCCGGCGCGCTGCGACGACACCGCCTTCGGCAAGGGCACCGGCGGCCGGCTCACGTACGACGTGAAGCTCGCCGCGGGTCAGCAGAAGACGATCTGGTTCGCGGTGGCCGGATCGGATGAGGGCAGCCAGGCCGCGGAGCGCGAGTATGGCAAGGCCCTGAGCAACCCCGACAAGTTGCTGCAGGCAAAGACCTCCGCGCGGAAGCAGATCGACGCGCAGTCCGCAGTGGACCTTCCTGGTGATCGTCTGCTGCAGCAGAGCGTCGAATGGAGCAAGCAGAACCTGGCCGACTCGGTGCAGCAGGCGAACAACCTGCAGATCCGGGACGTCAACGAGGGCAAGGACTACCCGGCACCGGCCGGGACGGTCGACACGGCCCGCTGGTTCGGCGCCGGCTTCCCGGACTATCCGTGGCTGTTCGCGACCGACGGCGAGTACACCGCGTTCGCCGCGGTGGCAGCGGGACAGTTCGACACCGTGAAGTCGCACCTGCGCGCCTTGCGCGACGTCAGCGACATCCTGAACAACCGGAGCGGCAAGGTCGCGCACGAGGTGACTCCGACCGGTGCCGTGTACTTCGGCTCGAACCAGAGCGCGGGCAACACCGACGAGACGGTGAAGTTCCCGAGCACGGTCGCGCTGCTGTGGCGGTGGACGGGTGACAACAAGTTCCGCGACGAGATGTACGACTTCAGCGTCCGCAACCTGCAGTACGTGTACCGCGAGCTGGACAAGGACAGCGACGGCTGGCCCGAGGGTCTCGGCAACGTCGAGCGGACCGGGATGGGCGTGGAGAAGCTGGACAACACCGTCTACCTGATCCGCGGTCTGCGCGACCTCGCCGACCTGGCCGCGTCGAAGCACGACTCGAAGGTGCAGCAGTGGGCGACCACCCGCGCCGGCGACCTCGAGTCGCGGTTCGAGGCGCAGTGGTGGGTGCCGCAGGCGATGGGGTACGCCGACTCGATCGACGACCCGGCCAACCCGGCGAACGACAACACGCCGATCTTCCAGCGGCACTGGATCGGCGTCACGCCGATGGAGGCAGTATTCACCCGGCCAGGACAGCCGGCGTCACCGCTCGCCTCGAAGGCCAACGCCGACACCGCG from Kribbella sp. NBC_00709 carries:
- a CDS encoding glycogen debranching protein; protein product: MTPHPTKPSSRSTSGPPGRRPVRRTAGIALLAAATVLAGTASALAGPSTAGSTTTGSTTAGAATAAAASGGSELSTTTRLADRRSLVVGDRAYAMGDESGLYPAAGWHIRGEMGGFWSQPIKLLDGIWFGLDGNWLGKDVAAAKYTSGHGYSRIDYSGAVNVRRTDFVPDGVRATLVGLTLSSSTAKTVKLDVDAHSELMQSYPWGWTTPSATDANLPDTGDYTDGALRFREQGTPSYPNATAHDYAAFVGSSLRPTGHALGPDHRGPQDPAVICPADGTAPARCDDTAFGKGTGGRLTYDVKLAAGQQKTIWFAVAGSDEGSQAAEREYGKALSNPDKLLQAKTSARKQIDAQSAVDLPGDRLLQQSVEWSKQNLADSVQQANNLQIRDVNEGKDYPAPAGTVDTARWFGAGFPDYPWLFATDGEYTAFAAVAAGQFDTVKSHLRALRDVSDILNNRSGKVAHEVTPTGAVYFGSNQSAGNTDETVKFPSTVALLWRWTGDNKFRDEMYDFSVRNLQYVYRELDKDSDGWPEGLGNVERTGMGVEKLDNTVYLIRGLRDLADLAASKHDSKVQQWATTRAGDLESRFEAQWWVPQAMGYADSIDDPANPANDNTPIFQRHWIGVTPMEAVFTRPGQPASPLASKANADTALAQRETPCYTGEFGLFHTGTGATSDPAGNPGATCDPVVSTVKSERSIFGLNTSIMAVAEGNFGRLGTKQQQAYTTGNARIQLDPSVWETPGAMPEIAPSPDSAANIGRPMYDRSMALQAWGAYGILWPVIHQQLGVDPDLGHGRIAVVPQLPEGQQKVAGSNIRVGRGSVDVSARLAGKALSTDVTAKGVGAALTVGAVLPSGAKVNSVTVDGRTAQYKLVTTSRGTEVQVPAKGSHTELRITLR
- a CDS encoding PadR family transcriptional regulator; this encodes MALEHAILVSLTERAGSGYELARRFDRSIGYFWPATHQQIYRVLRRMDEAGWVKHTEIAQEGRPDKKVYRVAAAGRAELSRWLAEPEDPAVLRDGLGVKLRGASHGSVDLVLKEVERHRAEHATRLEVYRGIERRDFPKPPTLHGRDLHQYLVLRGGVRAEESFVNWCDEVIEALRKDNR
- a CDS encoding cation:proton antiporter regulatory subunit, with translation MNHPTKTTLPGIGTRYDLVTEGGKHVSVVVHNDGRRFLGFHDPEDDDTCQASVPLGQGEAAALAQLLIPERIDPVRGEIEIDLVTEHIPITAKSPYSGRTLGDTQARSRTGASIVAVLRRTGATPSPTPDFRFAIGDTLVVVGTREGVDAVADLIAGG
- a CDS encoding methylated-DNA--[protein]-cysteine S-methyltransferase, with protein sequence MTYAVIDSPLGPLTLVGTDAGELAGLYMDQQLYRPEDDRFGDRDDSTLPAVAEQLDEYFHHGRTKFDVPMHLVGTPFQRQIWVALQDIPYGETTTYGGLATALGLKPQSARAVGLANGKNPISIIIPCHRLVGSTGKLTGYGGGLPRKQALLDHERTCRHAQPARWA
- a CDS encoding AlkA N-terminal domain-containing protein, with protein sequence MATGMLEDVYECRERCIRAVQSKDARFDGWFFTAVLTTKIYCRPSCPVVPPKVENMRFYPSAAAAQQAGFRACKRCRPDASPGSPEWNDRADLVARAMRLIADGVVDRDGVPGLAGQLGYSVRQVQRQLLAELGAGPLALARAQRAQTARLLIETSDLQMADVAFAAGFSSVRTFNETVQEVFALSPTELRRRARRGTTTAVPGTISLRLPFRAPLTPDNLFGHLIATGVPGVEEWRDGHYRRTLRLPHGHGVVALRPMPDHIACQLSLTDQRDLAIAISRCRRMLDLDADPVAVDDLLSTDPLLAPLIVKAPGRRVPHTVDGEEFAVRAVLGQQVSTAAARTHAHRLVLQHGEPIEDAAGGLTHLFPTMQALAGIDPETLAFPKSRRSTLMTLIATLAAGEIDLGAGADWDRAREQLTALPGIGPWTVESIAMRALGDPDAFVASDLGIRYAARDLGLPEAPKLLTDHARAWRPWRAYAVQYLWATGDHAINKIPAE
- a CDS encoding SDR family NAD(P)-dependent oxidoreductase, with the protein product MNELLGKKALVTGGSRGIGAATAIALAERGADIAITYNASADAAATVVKEIEGLGRRGVALAVDAADAVAVGDGVRRAAESLGGLDILVNNAGVGAIGPIGDLTLADVDRVLAVNVRGVYAATQAAVPLLSDGGRVIHLGSCAAGRVTSPGMTLYAMSKAAVVGLSKALTRELGARGITSNVVQPGPIDTDMNPADGPFAAAQIADLALDRFGTPLEVAAAIAYLAGPTGAYITGTELTIDGGHTA
- a CDS encoding cation:proton antiporter is translated as MHENITALLIELGAVILALGILGRIAGRLGFSPIPLYLLAGLAFGHGGLLPLAASEEFVATGAEIGVILLLLLLGLEYTASDLVGTLKTQYVSGAVDFLLNALPGAAVALLLGWGPVAAVALAGVTWISSSGVIAKVVGDLGRLGNRETPVVLGILVLEDLSMAVYLPILTALLAGVGLAGGSITLLISLGTVSVVLFIALRYGRVISRAVSSDNPEMLLLVVLGLTLLVAGIAQHLQVSAAVGAFLVGIALSGEVAHGARNLLAPLRDLFAAVFFVFFGLSTDPAKIPPVLAIAFGLAVLTALTKIATGWYAARRAGISTAGRWRAGGTLVARGEFSIVIAGLAVGVEPKLGPLATAYVLILVILGPVAARYTEPLARRLTRKPPKVTAPATERLDDTANTTT
- a CDS encoding LacI family DNA-binding transcriptional regulator, with translation MATLKQVAAHAEVSVQTVSNALNAPHRLRPDTLERVNRSIELLNYRPNRNARSLRTSAVELIGYCVPDWPNQTHLVMDQFLHALCAAAERTGRHILLFTAPPGVDGMPTYDDLHARRLVDGFVLSQTETHDPRHGWLKEQDIPFVSFGRVWKESEQPGPWVDVDGAAGSAKAVRHLYETGRRRIAFLGWPKSSGLGEDRAGGWRDECKSLGLQTTGLSIRCREDSLDEGARATAALLDAGRELDGIVALSDVLALGALRELTRRGITPGREIGITGFDDSPLADVVSPGLTSLRQPMDEIAAELIKILTGPADGRPVERLLQPELVIRGSSAPG
- a CDS encoding LLM class flavin-dependent oxidoreductase; the protein is MKFSVTVGAVGAGRDPRGLAELARAVEDCGWDALFLEDYLVYQGDASQPTYDPWICLAAMAMATERIRIGTTVTPLPRRRPWKVAAEAVALDHLSNGRFVLGVGIGDPGDPFMEGNSPKVLAEMLDEGLELIDRLWTGQPVSFTGKHYRLDGVQLTARPVQRPRIPIWVGGNFLVPTVRRRILRWDGSCAYKGSTDAPQRITPADVRGLLAERDIAVKVSGVDPAAFAAAGATWWGRWIPPLSVDETLAIVRQGPPPI
- a CDS encoding GNAT family N-acetyltransferase encodes the protein MTELTTDRLLLRNWRDTDREPFAAMGTDPAVMEHFPATMTPEQSDAFVDMVREKIDERGWGWWAVEVRETGEFIGFTGLNVPGFEAPFLPGVEIGWRLMKGAWGNGYATEAARAALAYGFGPAGLDEILSFTTTTNLPSQRVMQRIGMVHDEPGDFDHPRIPEGHRLRRHVLYRINRAQWESTQ